A window from Verrucomicrobiia bacterium encodes these proteins:
- the heR gene encoding heliorhodopsin HeR → MATTTKKSTKAKTKTTKAAATKKPATKKATRSVSASVVTTTSKSAPSMLSLRKWHIVSAVAFVLLALLAGVMMGSSSYQTTVGLWARDDLASIDTTVFAPAVHVLYDIEVRWLVVATMLVSAVLPLLYITKLEQAYSTYVRNTRMVPYRWLDLGVTAALMVETIALLSGVQDLFVLKLMGGLMLVTCLLGLVAERQNNASDRPVWSAYAVSLFSGVLPWVLLAAYAVSTVVYGAVRSPWYVYALYASSLAGFSLIAWNQRQQFKKSGTSASYTVVERNYAVIGVLTKVAFAAILIAGIR, encoded by the coding sequence ATGGCTACAACTACAAAGAAATCTACCAAGGCAAAAACCAAAACTACCAAAGCTGCAGCGACTAAAAAGCCCGCAACAAAGAAAGCTACAAGGTCAGTATCCGCAAGCGTGGTAACAACAACCTCAAAATCAGCGCCAAGTATGCTGAGTCTACGCAAATGGCATATTGTATCAGCAGTTGCGTTTGTACTGCTTGCCCTACTGGCGGGAGTTATGATGGGTTCAAGCAGTTACCAAACTACTGTTGGTCTCTGGGCTCGTGACGATCTGGCAAGCATAGACACTACTGTATTCGCACCAGCCGTGCACGTGCTATACGACATCGAGGTGCGATGGCTCGTAGTCGCAACCATGCTGGTATCTGCTGTGTTGCCTCTGCTGTATATCACAAAACTGGAGCAAGCCTACAGCACCTACGTGCGTAATACGCGGATGGTTCCATACCGATGGCTGGATCTAGGTGTTACGGCGGCCCTGATGGTAGAGACTATTGCGCTTTTGAGTGGCGTTCAGGATCTATTCGTACTGAAGCTTATGGGCGGTCTGATGCTCGTAACTTGTTTGCTTGGTCTGGTTGCAGAGCGCCAAAATAATGCCAGCGATAGGCCTGTTTGGAGTGCTTACGCGGTGAGTTTGTTCAGCGGGGTATTGCCTTGGGTGCTGCTGGCAGCTTATGCTGTGTCGACCGTAGTCTATGGAGCTGTTCGCTCGCCATGGTACGTATACGCTCTCTATGCCTCAAGCTTGGCTGGGTTTAGTCTTATTGCCTGGAATCAACGCCAACAATTCAAGAAGAGTGGTACAAGCGCCAGCTACACGGTAGTAGAGCGCAACTACGCCGTCATAGGTGTGCTGACAAAGGTAGCTTTTGCTGCAATCTTGATAGCCGGTATTCGCTAG
- the msrA gene encoding peptide-methionine (S)-S-oxide reductase MsrA: protein MEQALFAAGCFWGVQYYFDQVPGVVKTTAGYTGGNTKNPAYEQVLTHTTGHAEAVLIEFDPKVVSYETLVRQFFYMHDPTQLNRQGPDIGDSYRSALFVMDDHQRTIATVLRDESGRAFDKPIVTEITAASEFYPAEEYHQKFAEKTGHGMCHVPYKALS from the coding sequence ATGGAACAGGCATTATTTGCGGCTGGTTGCTTCTGGGGTGTGCAATACTATTTTGACCAGGTACCAGGCGTCGTAAAAACTACAGCTGGCTATACGGGTGGGAATACCAAAAACCCTGCTTACGAGCAGGTCCTCACACATACAACGGGCCACGCAGAAGCGGTATTGATTGAGTTTGACCCGAAGGTGGTAAGTTATGAGACGCTCGTAAGGCAGTTCTTCTACATGCACGATCCCACGCAACTAAATAGGCAAGGGCCAGACATTGGTGATAGTTATCGTAGTGCTCTTTTTGTCATGGATGACCACCAGCGGACCATAGCCACAGTCCTTCGTGACGAGTCAGGGCGGGCGTTCGACAAGCCCATCGTGACCGAAATAACAGCCGCCTCAGAATTCTATCCAGCAGAGGAATATCACCAAAAGTTTGCCGAGAAAACAGGGCACGGCATGTGCCACGTACCCTATAAGGCCCTGTCGTAG
- a CDS encoding peptidoglycan-binding domain-containing protein → MKQGLKVAALVAVSLGIIAGPMTYKANAASTTYVVDPAFEACTQKVLVEQRRPFKKDNCAERVQRFLNQYKFLMGANGDSNKVPRAWTTLAIDKKYGPLTRKTVQEYQRLKQNDSDPSAHSGPVDGKVGKLTWASIRRDCVDTWAARNFRSNVCYKRVTNR, encoded by the coding sequence ATGAAGCAAGGACTAAAAGTAGCAGCACTTGTTGCAGTAAGTCTTGGAATTATCGCCGGGCCCATGACGTACAAAGCCAACGCAGCCTCTACTACGTATGTTGTAGATCCTGCCTTCGAGGCCTGCACACAGAAAGTTCTCGTTGAACAGCGACGTCCCTTCAAGAAAGACAACTGCGCAGAACGCGTTCAGCGATTTTTGAACCAGTATAAATTCCTGATGGGTGCAAATGGCGATAGCAACAAGGTGCCTCGCGCATGGACGACATTAGCAATTGATAAAAAGTATGGACCCCTCACCCGCAAAACCGTGCAAGAATACCAGCGACTCAAGCAAAACGACTCAGACCCCAGCGCCCACTCCGGACCAGTAGACGGCAAAGTTGGTAAGCTTACCTGGGCAAGCATCAGAAGAGACTGCGTTGATACTTGGGCAGCACGCAACTTCCGCTCTAATGTCTGCTACAAACGTGTTACCAATCGCTAA
- the greA gene encoding transcription elongation factor GreA codes for MKKQFYLTNEGVTELQAELAELTAQRGPIAERIKTAREFGDLSENAEYSSARQEQERVESRIAEVENILQNVEIIKKPKGDSKVQLGSMVQLASNGRTKEFQVVGTVEADPLNGKISDESPIGRALLGKKEGEEVEIKTPAETAFYKIVDIA; via the coding sequence ATGAAAAAACAATTTTACCTAACCAACGAGGGCGTAACTGAACTACAGGCCGAGCTAGCGGAATTAACCGCTCAGCGTGGTCCTATTGCCGAACGTATCAAAACTGCCCGAGAGTTTGGTGACCTGAGCGAAAATGCCGAGTATAGTTCTGCTAGACAAGAGCAAGAACGAGTAGAGAGCAGAATTGCCGAGGTTGAGAATATTTTGCAAAATGTAGAAATCATTAAAAAACCCAAAGGGGACAGCAAAGTCCAGCTGGGTTCAATGGTTCAGCTTGCCAGCAATGGTCGCACCAAAGAGTTCCAAGTGGTTGGAACAGTAGAAGCCGATCCTTTGAATGGGAAGATATCAGACGAGTCACCTATCGGTCGTGCCCTACTGGGCAAAAAAGAAGGTGAAGAAGTAGAGATCAAAACCCCTGCCGAAACAGCCTTTTACAAGATTGTAGACATTGCCTAG
- the proS gene encoding proline--tRNA ligase produces MRLSVLFTKTRKNVPADEKAKNAQLLIRAGYIHKEMAGAYSYLPLGLMVIENIKQIVREEMDVIGGQELLMTSLQPKATWEVTDRWNDEIVDIWFKSKLKDGSEVGFGWSHEEPIIEMIKQHLGSYRDLPITVYQFQTKLRNELRAKSGVMRGREFLMKDMYSCSVDAEHHEKFYQASIEAYMRVYERLGLKDDTHITFASGGAFTQFSHEFQTVCDAGEDYIFQIPSTGEAFNQEIAPAQAPAVKSDEIPLPMEEVEGKDLIGVEPLAKFLKIPVEKTTKTMLYVTDAGKVVAAAVRGGYDINEDKLKAVVGAASIALADEATVKRVTGAEVGYAGLLGLSGDVQIVVDESCQDRANFEMGANHTHHHSINVNWGRDLPEPDTYHDIKVARQGDRHPDTGEVYSVQKTAEVGNIFNFGTQKSEDMNFTFTNEAGEKQFVHLGSYGIGVSRLMGVVAEKFSDERGLIWPENVAPARVSIVRIGNEADVVKTADEIYNRLTEARVAVLYDDRDMRPGEKFADADLMGIPYRIVVSKKTVEASQHELKARTEEHARTMGIDELVQALTKK; encoded by the coding sequence ATGAGACTATCAGTGTTATTTACCAAGACGCGCAAAAACGTCCCGGCAGATGAGAAGGCTAAAAATGCCCAACTGCTTATCCGGGCTGGTTATATCCACAAAGAAATGGCTGGAGCGTACAGTTACTTGCCACTTGGTTTGATGGTTATCGAGAATATCAAACAGATCGTACGCGAAGAGATGGACGTCATAGGAGGGCAGGAGCTACTCATGACCAGCTTACAGCCGAAGGCGACCTGGGAAGTGACTGATCGCTGGAATGACGAGATTGTTGATATTTGGTTTAAATCTAAGCTGAAGGATGGGAGCGAAGTTGGGTTTGGGTGGTCACACGAAGAGCCCATTATAGAGATGATCAAGCAGCATCTTGGCAGCTATCGGGACCTGCCCATTACTGTCTATCAATTCCAAACCAAGTTGCGCAATGAGCTGCGCGCCAAGAGTGGTGTCATGCGTGGTCGCGAATTCCTCATGAAAGATATGTACTCGTGTAGTGTTGACGCAGAGCACCACGAAAAGTTCTACCAGGCCTCCATAGAAGCCTATATGCGCGTCTATGAAAGGCTCGGGCTTAAAGATGACACACATATCACTTTTGCCAGCGGCGGAGCTTTTACGCAGTTTAGCCACGAGTTCCAGACCGTCTGTGACGCCGGTGAAGATTATATCTTCCAGATCCCCTCAACAGGCGAGGCGTTTAACCAAGAAATCGCTCCTGCGCAAGCACCGGCCGTAAAATCTGACGAAATTCCTCTGCCTATGGAAGAGGTCGAGGGCAAAGACCTCATTGGGGTTGAGCCACTCGCCAAGTTTCTGAAGATCCCAGTAGAAAAAACCACAAAGACCATGCTCTATGTAACCGATGCCGGCAAAGTGGTAGCCGCAGCAGTGCGTGGCGGCTATGACATCAACGAAGACAAGTTAAAGGCGGTGGTGGGTGCGGCCAGTATTGCGCTTGCGGACGAGGCAACCGTGAAGCGAGTCACTGGAGCCGAAGTGGGCTATGCTGGTCTGCTTGGGCTGTCAGGGGATGTGCAGATCGTTGTAGATGAGTCGTGTCAGGATAGGGCTAATTTCGAGATGGGGGCAAACCACACGCACCATCACAGTATCAACGTGAACTGGGGACGTGATCTGCCCGAGCCAGACACCTACCATGACATCAAGGTGGCTCGTCAGGGTGATAGGCATCCAGATACCGGAGAGGTGTATTCTGTACAGAAGACTGCAGAGGTGGGTAATATCTTCAACTTTGGTACCCAAAAAAGCGAAGACATGAATTTTACCTTCACTAACGAGGCAGGCGAGAAGCAATTCGTGCACCTGGGTTCCTATGGCATTGGTGTCTCACGACTCATGGGGGTTGTGGCAGAGAAGTTTTCTGATGAAAGAGGGCTTATATGGCCGGAAAATGTCGCTCCTGCAAGGGTATCCATCGTTCGCATTGGAAATGAGGCAGATGTCGTAAAGACAGCGGATGAGATATATAATCGCTTGACTGAGGCCAGGGTTGCGGTACTATATGATGACCGCGACATGCGTCCGGGCGAGAAATTTGCAGATGCAGACCTGATGGGCATCCCATATAGGATAGTGGTCAGTAAGAAAACGGTAGAAGCCAGCCAGCACGAACTCAAAGCGCGTACTGAAGAACACGCACGCACTATGGGTATCGATGAACTGGTCCAGGCGCTGACCAAGAAGTAA
- a CDS encoding type II CAAX endopeptidase family protein, producing the protein MEQVTEKQPGDPGRRVHWGPIAAVFVTVAVYFAAQICAGVFIALYPGMRGWTAAQRDQWVTNSVDAQFIAVVITEAVSVWLIWKFLKSRKSGWADIGLIRPRAQDVWTAAKGYVFYFVCFLGLSMFFERFVNAVDVGQEQQIGFGKAGNTLPELGLIFISLVILPPLVEEIICRGFLYTGLRSRLPLAIAALITSILFAAAHLQFGTGSQLLWIAAADTLVLSLVLVYVRQKAGSLWPAIYIHMFKNLAAFSVLFIFHVS; encoded by the coding sequence ATGGAGCAGGTGACAGAAAAGCAACCGGGCGACCCAGGCCGAAGGGTTCATTGGGGTCCTATAGCCGCTGTGTTTGTGACAGTGGCTGTCTATTTCGCGGCCCAAATCTGCGCCGGAGTCTTTATTGCACTATACCCAGGCATGCGGGGGTGGACGGCGGCACAGCGGGACCAGTGGGTTACTAATTCTGTAGATGCACAATTTATAGCTGTGGTTATTACAGAAGCTGTCAGCGTGTGGCTTATCTGGAAGTTTCTGAAAAGCCGCAAGTCCGGTTGGGCTGATATCGGGCTTATTCGTCCTCGGGCGCAAGATGTCTGGACGGCTGCCAAGGGATATGTGTTCTATTTTGTCTGTTTCTTGGGCCTGAGTATGTTCTTCGAGCGGTTCGTGAATGCGGTGGACGTGGGGCAGGAGCAGCAAATAGGCTTTGGCAAGGCGGGTAATACGCTGCCCGAGCTGGGGCTGATATTTATCAGTTTGGTTATCTTGCCGCCGCTGGTTGAAGAAATAATCTGCAGGGGGTTCCTCTACACCGGCTTACGATCTCGTTTGCCCTTGGCTATTGCGGCGCTCATAACCAGTATTCTCTTTGCCGCGGCCCACCTGCAGTTTGGTACCGGCAGCCAGCTGCTGTGGATCGCAGCCGCGGATACGCTCGTCTTGTCGCTGGTCTTGGTGTATGTGCGCCAAAAGGCTGGCAGCCTGTGGCCGGCTATTTATATCCATATGTTCAAGAACCTAGCAGCCTTCTCGGTGCTGTTTATCTTCCATGTTAGCTAG
- a CDS encoding M50 family metallopeptidase, whose amino-acid sequence MSIFLLVIGLFLFVGLVVIHEIGHFVMARRGGVKVEEFGIGFPPRAKVLTKKHGTEYTLNWLPLGGFVRLKGEHDADKEPGSFGAARLNTKIYIMVAGVVMNLATAFVVLTIVAVAGMPQLLDNQFTVARDTKVTQQKLLVATVEADSPAQKAGLQERDQLLFIRQGDTVRELSSGEPLPDLTQQFAGKEVQITYVRDGKTTTASTVLRTKDEVESSKKSDEPKGYLGVSPSEYVLRRSTWSAPIVAGGLIKQFTVETFKGLGSALGNLFKGETGKASEQVSGPVGIFFILRNGSLMGYQFVLLIIAIISLTLAIMNILPIPALDGGRLFVTLIYHGLRKPLSQRTEDFIHGTGFAVLMLLFLLITVVDVKRFF is encoded by the coding sequence ATGTCTATATTCTTACTTGTAATTGGGTTGTTCCTGTTTGTTGGGCTGGTGGTAATTCATGAGATCGGTCACTTTGTGATGGCCCGCCGTGGCGGGGTTAAGGTGGAAGAATTTGGCATTGGCTTTCCGCCGCGCGCCAAAGTACTGACCAAAAAGCACGGTACCGAATATACGCTCAACTGGCTGCCCTTGGGCGGATTTGTGCGCCTGAAGGGCGAGCATGATGCCGATAAAGAGCCGGGTAGTTTTGGTGCAGCTCGTCTAAATACCAAGATATATATTATGGTAGCAGGGGTGGTCATGAATTTGGCAACCGCCTTTGTAGTGCTGACTATTGTGGCGGTCGCTGGCATGCCGCAACTGCTCGATAACCAATTCACCGTGGCGCGTGACACTAAGGTCACCCAACAAAAGCTGCTTGTGGCTACTGTCGAAGCCGACTCACCGGCCCAAAAGGCGGGCTTGCAGGAGAGGGATCAGCTCTTATTTATCCGTCAGGGTGACACCGTCCGAGAGCTTTCGTCAGGAGAACCCTTGCCTGATCTGACTCAGCAATTTGCAGGTAAAGAAGTGCAGATTACCTATGTCAGGGACGGCAAGACAACCACTGCATCCACGGTCTTGCGGACAAAAGACGAGGTAGAGTCGAGCAAGAAATCAGACGAACCCAAAGGATACCTGGGCGTGTCACCTTCGGAATACGTCTTGCGGCGGTCAACATGGTCGGCACCAATTGTAGCCGGGGGATTGATAAAACAATTTACCGTAGAAACCTTCAAGGGCCTGGGCAGTGCCTTGGGCAACCTCTTTAAGGGAGAGACCGGCAAGGCAAGCGAGCAAGTGAGCGGCCCGGTCGGCATTTTCTTTATATTGCGTAACGGCAGTCTTATGGGATATCAATTTGTGCTGCTCATTATCGCTATCATCTCGCTGACGCTCGCAATTATGAATATCCTACCCATACCGGCCCTAGATGGCGGACGGCTCTTTGTGACGTTGATATATCACGGCTTGCGTAAGCCGCTGTCGCAGCGAACCGAAGACTTTATCCATGGCACGGGATTTGCGGTCCTCATGCTCTTATTCTTGCTGATCACGGTTGTCGACGTAAAACGGTTCTTCTAG